The following nucleotide sequence is from Euzebya sp..
CGCCCGGCGCGGTCAACGCCTTCCAGCTCGAGGGCGACGACGCGGTGTCCGCCGCGGTCGCCTTCAGCCAGGCCACCTTCCCCGACGGCGCCGCTGCGGCGGTGGTCGGCCGCGAGGACCTGTTCGCCGACTCGATGTCCTCGAGCGGCTTCCAGGGCGTGTTCGACGCGCCCCTGCTGCTGACGGACTCCGGCGACCTCGACCCGCGGACCGGCAACGAGCTGCAGCGCCTCGGCATGGACACCGTGACGATCCTCGGCGGCGAGGACGCCCTGGACCCGGTCGTGGTCAACAAGCTCGAGATCGCCGGGCTCGAGGTCGTCCGCGTCGGCGGGGCCACGCGCGTCGAGACCTCGACGGAGGCGGCTGACCTGACGAACGGCGGGGCGACCCGCGCGGTGCTCGTCCGCGCGTACCCCGACCCCGGCGAGCCGGACAGCCAGGCCTACGCCGACCTACTGGCCGCCGGCCCGTACGCCGCGGACAGCGGCTGGCCGGTGCTGATGACCACCTCCGCAGAGCTCCACCCAGCGGTGGCCGAGGAGCTGGCAACCTTCGACGAGGTGACGATCATCGGCGGCACCGGCGCGATCGCCGCGTCCGTCGCCGACGAGCTCGAGGGGATGGGCCTGACCGTCGACCGCATCGCCGGGGACAACCGGTTCGCCACCGCGGTCGCGATCGCCGAGGAGCGGGGCTTCACCTCGTCGGCCGACGCCGACCAGATCGTCCTCGCCGAGTCCGGCGGCCGCGACGACGTCTGGGCGCCCGGGTTCGCCGCCACGTCCTACGCCGACCAGAACACCGCCCCGGTGCTGCTCAGCGACGGCGAGCTCCTGCCGCAGGAGACGCTGGCCTTCCTCGCCCAGGGCGTGCCGGAGAACCTGCTCGACGGCGGACCGGCCATCGTCTGCGCGCCGTTCGTCAGCGAGCCGGCGTGCCTCGCTGCCGGCGCGCTGTCCATCGGGGCGCTGAGCGACCTCGGCGACATCCTCGGCCTGCCCCTCGAGGACATCCCGCTGATCGGGGACATCCTCGAGGCGCTGTCCGAGGCCGGGCTGCTGCCCGAGCAGCTGCAGGAGGTCGTCGACGCGCTGCTCGAGGGCGGGGTGTCCCCGGACGCGGTCGCCGACCTGGTCGAGGCGCTCGCCGGCGGCGACGCCGAGGCCGTGACCGACGTGCTCGAGGACGTGCCGCTGATCGGGGACATCGTCGGCGGGTTGGGAGGCGGCGACGGGGACGACGACGACGGGGGTGGGGGGTCCAACCCGGTCACCGACCTGATCGAGGACCTCATCGGCGGGCTGGGCGGGGGGCTGTAGGCCAACCTCCCCCGGCGTTGCAGCCCCGTTGCAGCCGTCGCACGCGTCACCGTTCCGTAGGCTCACGACCGCGCCGCGGGGAGTACCGTGCCGGTCGTCATGGTTCGTCGGGTGCGGCGCAGTCACCGCGCCCTGGGAGGAGAACGCGAGATGGACAGCACCTCGAAGCGCGGGTCGACCCCGTCCGAGGGTGACCAGTGGGGATCGTCGGGCGGCTGGAACGACGGCGAGGAGTCCCCGTCGACGCCGTCGGGGACGGGCACCTCGCAGGGCGGGTGGAACGTCGACGACGGGACCGACTGGCCGGCCAGCCCGGTCGGGTCGTCCTCGCCTCCCGCGGCTGCGCCGACCCCGGCCGCCCCGTCACCGGCTCCGGCTCCCGGTCCGGCTCCGGCACCCGGCCCCGCACCGACCCCTCCTGGGCCCCAGGCATGGCAGCCCGGCGCGCCGGTGGCCGGCGCGCCCGGTGGACTGCCCGCCGGCGCGCCCCCCGGCGCACCGCAGGCGCCCTGGCAGCCGGGCGCCCCGCCCCCGGGCGCGCCCGGCGTCCCCCAGTACGGCGGGTACGGCCCCCCGGGCGGCGTCCCGCCGCAGGCGCCCAAGAAGCGGGGCAAGGGCCCGCTGATCGCCGGTCTCGTGGTGCTGCTGGTCGTGGTGGCCGGCGGCGCGGTGTTCGCCCTGCAGTTCCTGCAAGGCTCCGGTGACCGGCTCGTGAGCCGCGTGCCGGATGGCGCAGCCCTCTACGCGCACCTGAACCTGAACCCGTCCGCGGGCAACAAGCTCGGCATCCAGTCCCTCATCGACCGGGTCAACGAGGCGGCGGGGGAGGAGCTGATCAGCATCGACGCGATCGTCGGGCAGCTGGAGGCCTCCTCCGACGACGCGCCCAGCTTCTCCGACGACATCGACCCGTGGCTCGGCGACCAGATCGCCGTGTACCTGGGTGACGTCCCGAGCGTCGACTCGATGGCCGAGTCGGTCCCCGAGGACTTCGCGATCCTCCTCGCCGTCGACGACGCGGACGCAGCCGCGGCGTTCATCGAGGACCAGGACCCCGCCGGTGAGTACGACGCGGGTGACGGCCGGCAGGGGTGGCTCGTGGCCGAGGGCGGCGACGGCGGTCCTGACGCGGTCGCGGTCATCGACGACGGCGTGCTGCTGTTCGGCACCGAGTCCGGGGTCGAGCGGGCGCTCGACGCCGACTCCTCGCTGGCCGACAGCGACGCCTACACCACCGTGACCGACCAGCTGCCGGACCGGGTCGTCACCCTCTACGTCGACACCGCCGCGTTCGTCGAGGCGGTCGCCGCGGAGTCCGGGCAGGAGGAGCTGCTGCAGGGCCTCGGCGCCACCGCGGTGTCGGTGAGCTTCGCCGAGGGCAGCGTCGACATCAGCAGCGTCGCCACCGTCGGCGACGGCGACAACCCCCTGACCGCTGAGTCCATCGCCGCGGCCGACCTGGCCGACCTGCCGGCCGGCGGCCTGTTCTACGGCCGGTTCCCGAACCTCGGGCCGCTGCTCACCTCCGCACTCGAGTCGGCCGACGCCGCCTCCTCGATGGCCGCCGAGGAGCTCGGCGAGCCCCTCGGCGACGACCAGCTGCCGTCCGCGCAGATCGAGGCCGGTCTGGAGGAGGTCCTCGGCACGTCGGTGTCCGAGATCGCCGGGTGGCTCGGGGACCTCAGCCTCGCCGTCGCCTACGACCCGTCGGCGTCGAGTGACAACGCCGGGCTGCTGGTGCAGGCCGCCGTCGCCGACGTCGACGCCGCCACCGACCTCGTGGACGCCATCGCTGAGCAGCTGCCGCCGGAGGCCGGCCTCGACATCGAGTCCGGGTCGATCACCGCCGGCGACCTGAGCATCCGCGTGGCCGACGAGGCCCTGTCCATCCAGGCCGGGTCGTTCGGCGACGGCACGCTTGGCGAGGACGAGGCCTACCAGGCCGCCGTCGACGGGCTGGTCGGCGACCCGATCGTCTACATCGACATCCCCGGCGTGGTCGGCGCCATCGCCCCGTTCGCCGTCGGCACCGAGCCGACCGACGAGGCGCAGCAGGCGCTCGACGTGGCGGCCGCGTTCGATGCGATCGTCGGCGGGTTCGCCGTCGAGGGGGACGTGGTCCGCAGCACCCTGCGGATCAGCTACGGCGGCGAGGTCGAGTCCGTGGACGTCTCCGAGCCCAACCTGCCCGCCCTCGAGTTCGGCGAGCTGGGCACGTTCGAGGACCTCGTCGAGGGCGCGACGGGTGGCGACGACGCCCAGCCCATCGGCGGCGACACGGGCACCGGGATCGATCCGACCGCCGGCGAGCCGTTCGCCTTCGGGGACGACCCCGAGCTGGACGTGCTCTACACCGCCTGCGCCGACGGCGACTTCGTCGCCTGCGACGACCTGTACTTCGCCAGCCCGATCGGCAGCGAGTACGAGGCGTTCGCGCTGACCTGCGGTGACCGTGGGGCGGACACCTCGGTCAGCTGCGTGGAGCAGTTCGGCTAAGCCGCGTCCCCGCCGGGGGTGAAGGCGCAGAACTCGTTGCCCTGCGGGTCTGCGCACACGGTCCAGCGCGTGGTGGGCGTCGGAGCGGCCAGGACGGTCGCACCGGCGCCCACCAGCGCGTCGACGTCGTCACAGTCCACGTCCCAGTGGATCCGGTTCTTCACGGCCTTGGGCTCGGGGACGGGGATCATGTCGATGGTCTCGAACGGCAGGCCGGGGATGTCCTCGATCCACCAGAACCCACGGCCGTCGTCGACCACCCGGCCGCCGAGCACGTCGGCCCACCAGGTGGCGAGGGCCTCGGAGGCAGCGCCGTCGGCGACGTCGACGACCATCTCGTAGCGCCGGGCCGGCGGGGCCGCGGGGAGGTCGTCGCGGAGGAAGGTGCAGAACTCCCCGCCATCGGGGTCGGCCAGCGTCGTCCAGGGCTTGCCGGTGTCCTCGGCGGCCGCCACGACGGTCGCACCGAGGTCGAGCAGGGGATCGAGCGAGCGGGCGCGGACGTCGAGGTGCACCCGGTGCTTGACGGTCTTCGGCTCGGGGACGGCGTTGACCCAGATCGTCTCGGTGGGGTGGTCACCCCGCAGCACGGCGTGGCCGTCGCCCCGCCGCTCGACCGACAGGCCCAGGGCGGCGCCCCAGAAGTCGGCCAGCCGGTGGGCGTCGACGGCGTCGATGCACAGGTCCTTCCAGGTCGCGAGAGACATGGATCCGAGTCAACCACCGGTCCTGGCCGGTGGTGGTGGACGTCCGGACAGCAGGACGCCCCAGGCGCGTGGCCTGGGGCGTCTCGTGCAGGGTGTACTACCCGGTCGTGTCGACCTCGTCCTCGGTGGGGGATTCGGTGTCGGTCGGGTCGGTGGGGTCGTCGGTCGGGTCGTCGGTCGGCGACTCGGTGGCCGTCGGGTCATCCGTCGGGGTCTCGGTGGGCATGGGCGACTCGGTCGCGCCACCCTCGCCGCCGGCGGCGGCGACGGCGTCGTCGAGCACCTGCTCGCAGACCGCGTCCACGCCACCGAGGGCGATGACGCGCTCGGGGTCGAGGCGCTCGAGCTCATCCTGGACGACGTCCGGGATGGTGTCGCACTGCGGGACGAGGATGATCGGGCCACCGTCCAGCGAGCCGGCGGACAGCGAGTCCGGGAACGCGTCGGCGCGAGCGATGTAGACCTCGTCGGCGCCCTCGGGGAAGGCGGCCTGGCTGATGCTCACCGACGTCTCGTAGCGGGTCTCGCCGCCGTACCGGTCGCTCTGGACCGCCCCGTCGTCGGGGGTCTCGGTCCCGTCGGGGGTCTCGGTCTCGTCCGGGGTCTCGGTCTCGGTGGGGGACTCGGTGTCGGTCGGGTCCTCCGTGGGCTCCTGGGATGCGGCAGTGGCGATGCTCGTGAAGCCGAAGCCGACGATCACGACCAGCGCGACTGCGATGCCCATCAGAGAGGATCTCAGGGTCCGTGACATGTGTGCACGTTCCTTTCCGTTGCGGTCTGTGCGCGGTCCGGGAGGCCCCGAACTGCCACTGGGCCTCGCCCTACCCAGCGCTGACATGACGAATCACGAGCGATGATCTGCAGCAGTCCCGGGCCGTCGTCACGACGTGGCGCACGCGACGAGGAGGCACCCATGCGCATGACGATCCGGCACCCGACGAGAGGACCCCGGCGTGGCGGGGAGTGACGACGACCTGCCCACCGTGAGCGCACCTGCCTCGCGGGCGCTCGCGGCAGCGGGTGTCGCGGACCTGCGGGACCTGTCGGCCATGCGCCGACGGGACGTGGCCGCGCTCCACGGCGTCGGGCCGACCGTCATGCGCGTGCTCGATGCCGCGCTGGCCGACCGGGGGATGGCGTTCGCAGAGGACTGACCGTCGCTGCGTCGGCGTCGCTGCAGTCGGTCAGCCCGCGGTCTTGTCGATCCCGAAGGTCCGGGCGTCCACACCGGAGCAGCGGTCCTGGACGAAGGCGATGCCCGCCTGGTCCGCGATGGCCTCCGCCTCGGCCGAGCGGATGCCGAGCTGCAGCCACACCGCCCCCGCGCCGGCCTCGACGGCCTGTCGGGTGACGTCCGGAGCCTCGGTGGAAGGGCGGAAGACGACGACGAGATCGGGGGCGACGTCCAGGTCGGCGAGGGTCGGCATCGCCGGGACACCCAGGATCTCGGTGGCCGAGGGGTGGACCGGCCGGACGTCGTAGCCCATGCCCTGCAACCACGCCGGGATGCGGTGGGCGGCCTTGGCGGGGTTGGTCGAGCACCCGACCACGGCCACGACGTCGGCGTCTTCGAGCACGGTGCGGGGATCAGCCTGAGCCATGCGCCCAGCATGCCCGCCCGCGGTGGCGATGCCTGCGGGGGAGCGGTACCCTTCCGCCTCCGCGGGCGGTTAGCTCAGTTGGGAGAGCGTCTGGTCGACAACCAGGAGGCCACAGGTTCGAGCCCTGTACCGCCCACACAGACTCACACCGTCAGGGCCCCGAGAAATCGGGGCCCTGACTGCTTTTCGCAGACCCCTTTGCCCTACGTTGGACCCCATTCACCGCCGATGGGGGTCCAAAAGGGGTCCAGCGGGGGTCCCGAAAGGGGTCCAGGCCGACAGGAGGTCCGCGGATGGGTCGCAGCAAGGGCGAGGGGACGATCTCGAAGCTGCCGGACGGGCGGTGGCGAGCCCGGATCCGGTACGGCGGACGGGACTTCTACGGCGAACGGGTCCGGACCAAGCGCGAGGCGGTGGCGACGCTGCCCGAGGTCAGGGAGCGGGCGTACGGACCGCAGGACACCGATGAGCCCACGGTCGCCGAGTACGTCCGCGAGTACCTCGACGGCCGCCGTGAGGAGCTGGCACAGAACTCCTGGCGGCTGTACGACCGAATGGAGCGGCTCTACATCGGTCCCAACCTCGACATGCCCGTCTCGGCGCTGCGGACGCCGGATCTGCAGAAGCTGTACAAGCGGTTGAAGGACGACGGGGTCGGCACCGCCACGATCGGCCGCGTCCACTCCGTCCTGTCGGTCGCCCTCGGCGAGGCGGTCCGGATGGGCTTGATCGATCACTCCCCCGCGACCCACGCCAAGCCGCCGCGGCACACCTCCAAGGATCCGCACCCGTTGACCCCGGACGAGGCGAAGGCGTTGCTGCGGGCGTGTCGTGCGCCGGCGGCCCCGTCCGGCCGGATCATCGCCGCCATCCTCCTGCTGGGCCTGCGGCTGAACGAGGCCATCGAGCTCCGCTGGCACCACATCGATCGCGCCGAGGGCTTCCTGACCGTGCCCGGCACCAAGACCCAGAGCTCCGCGGCGAGGTTGCCCCTCCCCCGGGTGGCGCTGGAGGTCATCGGTGAGCAGGGCGACGCAGCCGTGACCGACCCCGTCTTCCCCTCGACCGTCGATGCGTCGCGTCGCACCTCCCGCCAGACCGTGAGCCGGCACCTGCTCGCTCTGCTGGACGCCCTGGGCATCGAGCGGCGACGGATCCACGACCTGCGGCACAGCACGGGATCGCTGCTGGCAGCATCCGGGGTCCCGACGCGCCTCATCCAGAGCGTCCTGCGCCACACCTCCGCGGCGATGTCCGTGCACTACTCCCGGTCCTACGACCCCGACCTGCGCGAGGCGCTCGACCAGCTCGGGGACGCCCTGGTCACCTGACCACGCCGTCCGCCATCCAGCGTGCGAGTGCTGCCTTGGAGGCGACCCACTTGGTGCCGATGCGACGCGCGGGAATGGTCACGCCGGCGTAGCGGTCGACATGACGCCGCGACACGCCGAGGTGCGCGGCGATGGCCTCGGCGCCGGTCAAGACGTCGTCCTCGGCCACGATCAGGATGCGGTCAGCGTCGGCCAGCAACCGGGACGCGACCTGCAGCCCGATCGCCTGGGCGAGGGAGTCGGTGGCGGTCTCGACCGTCATGCCTCGAGCGCTCAACGCTGCCTCCTCGGTCCCCGGGCTCATCTCCGCCCTCTGTCAGACGTGGCACCCCCCGGTTCTGTGTCAACGGATTCCTCGATCGTCGACGAGCGACCCGGACTGCTGCCGCTCGCGAAGTTTCTCGAAATCGTTGACACAACCGATTCCCCGCCCCCGTCTACCAGGTCACACGTCTTGCACACGCGGACGGCAGGGAGGCAGCAGGTCGGATGTCGGGGGTTCAGAACGCCGGGTGTGGCTGGTGACGGTGTCGATGCGAGTGATGTCCGCGGGCGCCGGCTATCGGTACCTGCTGGACTCCGTCGCGGTCGGCGACGCCGCACGTGAGCCAGGCCGTGGGCTGGCGGACTACTACTCCGTCGAGGGTTGCCCGCCGGGCCGGTGGCTCGGTTCAGGACTGCCCGCCCTGGCCAGCGGGGAGCTTCGAGCGGGCGATGTGGTCACCGAGGAGCAGGTGGCACGCCTGCTCGGCCAAGGCCGCGACCCGCTCACCGGAGATCCGTTGGGACGCGCCTACCCCCAATACCGGTCGCGGACCGAGCGGATCGCCGACCGCGTCGCCGGGCTCGACCCCGGCCTGGACGACGACGCCCGCGCGGCCGCCGTGGAGCGGATCGAGCGTGAGGAGTCGGCACGGCGCTCCCGGCGGGCGGTGGCCGGGTTCGACCTGACCTTCAGCGTCCCGAAGTCCGTGTCGGTGTTGTGGGCGCTCGCCGACGAGGATGTCCGTGCTCAGGTCGTGGCTGCGCACCACGCGGCGATCGCCGACGTGATCGGCGTGCTGGAGCGGGAGGTCGCGGCCACCCGGGTGGGCGCGAGGGGACCGGACGGTGCGGTCGCCCAGGTCCCTGTGGCCGGTGTGATCGCCGCGGCGTTCGATCACTACGACTCCCGTGCCGGCGATCCGCAGTTGCACACCCACGTGGTGATCGCGAACAAGGCCAGGACGATCCTCGACGGCAAGTGGCGGGCGCTGGACGGCCGGCCGGTGCATGCGGCGATGGTGGCGCTGTCCGAGCACTACAACGCCGTCCTCGCCGACCGGCTCACCGACACCCTTGGCGTCGTCTGGATCCAACGCGACCGTGGTGCCGATCGGAACCCGGGATGGGAGATCGCCGGCGTGCCCGACGAGCTGGTCGACGTCTTCTCGTCCCGCACCGGCGACATCGACGCGGCCAAGGATCAGCTGATCGCGGACTATGTGGCCACCCACGGCCACCAGCCCTCGACGAAGACCGTCCTGAAGCTGCGCCAGCAGGCCACGTTGGCGACCCGGCCGGACAAGGCGTTGCACTCTCTTGCCGAGCTGACCGACCGCTGGCATGCCACCGCCAGCACGCACGCCGTGCCGTCGGGTGCATGGCTGCACGCTGCGCTCGGAGCACGTGCACAGCAGCGAATGCACGCATCGGACCTTTCGCCTGCGACTGTGGCGGGGATCGCCGCGACGGTGCTGGAGGTGGTGGGTGAGCGCCGGTCGACGTGGCGCCGCTGGAACCTGCACGCGGAGGCGACCCGTCAGCTGATGGGCGTCCGGTTCGCCAGCACCGCCGACCGCGAGGCGGTCGTCTCTGCCGTCGTCCATGCCGCCGAGGCCGCGTCGGTGCAGCTGACGCCGCCGGAGCTTGCTCACGTCCCGAAGGAGTTGCGGCGCGAGGACGGCACCAGCGTGTTGCGGCCGCGGCACTCGACGGTGTTCACCTCCGCCGAGCTGCTCGCCGTCGAAGACCAACTGCTCCGGCTGTCGCGGGCGACGCACGGACCGCAGGTCCCGGCGGTCACCGTCGCCCATCACGCCAACGGACTCGGCCACGATCAAGTTGCCGCGATCGCCAAGGTGGGGACGTCCGGCCGGTTGGTGGACGTGCTCGTCGGCCCGGCTGGTGCAGGCAAGACCACCACCATGCGCGCCCTCCGGACGGCGTGGGAGTACCTCTACGGTCCCGGCACGGTGGTGGGGCTCGCGCCATCCGCCGCGGCCGCAGAGGTGCTCGGCGCCGACCTGGAGATCGACACCGAGACCACGGCGAAGTGGCTCCACGAGTTCGCGGCTGGCCGTGTCGCGCTCCGTGCCGGCCAGTTGCTGATCGTCGACGAAGCCTCCCTCGCCGGCACCCACACCCTGCACCGCCTCGCCACCGCCACAGCAGACGCCGGCGCCAAGCTCCTCCTCGTCGGCGACCCCGCCCAGCTGGCCGCCGTCGACGCCGGCGGCGCGTTCAGGTTGCTGGCGACCGACCGCGACGACATCGCCGAGCTCACCGACGTCCGCCGCTTCCACCACGACTGGGAGAAGCACGCCTCCATGCAGCTACGTGACGGCAACTCCGCGGTGCTCGACACCTACGCGGCGCACGGTCGCCTCCGAGACGGTGACACCGAGGCGATGCTGGACGCCGCCTACACCGCTTGGCAGGCGGACCTCGCCGCGGGCAAGACAAGCCTGCTGATCGCGCCGACGCGCGACCACGTCATCGCCCTGAACCAGCGCGCGCACACCGACCGTGTCGCCGCCGGCGACGTCGACCCGTCCACCGTCGTCCGCTTGCACGACCGCACGCTCGCCGGGGTCGGCGACGTGATCGTGTCCCGCCGCAACCACCGCCAGCTCGCGAACGCATCCGGACGGTGGGTGCGCAACGGTGACCGCTGGACGGTGTCGTCGATTCACTCCGACGGTACCCTCACCGTCCAGGGCAACGGGGGCACCGTGGAGTTCCCGGCCGGGTACGTCGCCGAGCACGTCGAACTTGGGTACGCGGTGACCGCCCATCGTGCCCAGGGCGCGACCGTCGACGCCGCCCACGCCATCGTCACCACCGCGATGACCCGCGAGACCCTCTACGTCGCCATGACCCGCGGCCGGCACTCGAACACCGCCTACACCACCACCGACAACGCCGACGTCGAACCCCACCAGGACGGGGGCGACGAGATCACCGGCCGGCAGGTGCTCGGCGGCGTGCTCACCCGGACCGGGGCAGAGCGGACCGCCCACGAGACGCTCCGAGACGAGCAGAACCGGTGGGGCAGCATCGCCCAACTCGCCGCGGAGTACGACACCATCGCCGCCGCCGCTCAACACGACCGCTGGACCCGCCTCGTCCACGTCTGCGGCCTCACCGACGACCAAGCTGACCAGGTGCTCGTCTCGGACGCGTTCGGAGCCCTCTCATCCGCGCTGCGGCAAGCCGAGGCCCATCACCTCAACCCCGAAGAACTGCTCCCCAGGCTCGTAGCCGCCCGGGACCTCGACGACGCCGAGGACATCGCCGCTGTCCTCCACCACCGCGTCACCACCGTCACCACCCGCCCCGCGACGACCGAGCACCGGCCACCGAACCTGATCGCGGGTCTCATCCCCAACGCCACCGGACCCATGACCCCCGACATGCGCACCGCTCTCGACGAACGTCACCAGCTCATCGAACAGAGAGCCCGCGACCTCGTCGAGACCGCCATGGTCCATCACGAACCGTGGCTCCGCCACCTCGGACCCGTCCCCCAGAACTGGCACGGCCGCGACCGGTGGGTCCGCACGGCGAGCACCGTCGCCGCCTACCGCGACCGCTACCGCATCACCACCACCGACCCGCTCGGCCGCGACGCGGCCAACCAACTGCAGCGTGCCGATGCCGCCCGAGTCCGCGCGGCCATGAACCACCTGCGCCTGGTCCGCGCCTTGGACCCGGGTACCGCGACGCGTCGGCCAGTCCAGCGAGACTCACCCGGGCTCGGCCCGTCGTTGTGATAGTGGGGGACACCTGAGGCGTCCAAGCACCGCCGGGCGACCGGGGACGGAGCCTTTCCGAGAGATTGGCAGGTCGCATGCTCCTTGGACCGACCGGCACGAGCCGTCCCCCTCGCGGCCTTCTTCGGCCTATGGTGGGATACGGCGGGTGACGATCTTCTCGAGGACCACACGGACGGACCCGTCTCCGGCGTCCCACGGGGACAGCCACTTCCAGTTCCTAGACCGCGTGTCCGGGCCGTACTGGGACCAAGTTCGCGACCTAATCGAAGACTGGTTCTCCCGGCTCTGTACCGACGCCCAGGCCGACGTCCGAGGCCGCCTGCGCTCCAAGGACGATCGGCAATTTGCCGGTGCGTTCTTCGAGCTATACATACACGAGTGCCTGTTCCGAATGGGCTACTCCGTGACGTGCCATCCGGAACTCGAAGGGACGAGTCGTCGACCGGACTTCCTCGCCGTGAAGGAGGGGAGGTCGATCTACGTCGAGGCGCGCTCGGCGTCGTCCAGCGACGTCGCGGTTGCGAAGTCGGCCAGGGTGAAGGCGGTGTACGAGTCGCTGGACAGGTTGGACAGTCCGAACTTCTTCCTCTGGATCGATGTCGCCGAGCATGGCGACGATCCGCTTCGCGCCAGGCCACTGCGAGGCCACCTCGAGAAGTGGCTGGCGGGGTTGGATCCTGACGAACACACCCTTGAGAGCAAACGTCGCGACGACCTTCCCGCGTTCACTCATACGGACGCGGGATGGAAGATCGAGTTCCGCGCAGTTCCCAAGTCACGCGAAGCCCGCGGCACAGAGGGCGTCCGCCCGCTCGGAATCTTCGGCGGCGTCGAGGCCCAGTGGGTGCAGGACGACGAGGGGATCCGCGCCGCGTTGACGGACAAGGGCTCGGCCTACGGCTCGCTCGGCGCGCCGTTCGTCGTCGCGGTGGCGTCGGGCAGCATGTCTCTGGACGACGACGACGTGCTCAACGCGCTGTATGGCACGGAGGTCATCGAGCTCCGCACGTTCGCGGACGGCACGCAGTCGACCGCAGCGACTCGGAAGCCGGACGGGTACTGGTACAAGGGCGACCACTGGGATCACCGAGGGGTCTCGGCGGTCCTCATAGTCAAGAGCCTGCACCCCGCCTTCGTCGGCAAGCAGCAACACACCATTTGGGAGCACCCCGACCCCGAGGTCCCAGTCGACCCACTCCCCATCTGGCGGCGATCCCTTATCGAGGACGGGGACATGACGTTCGTCGAACCCGAGCGGTCGCAGGCTGAGTGGTTCGGCCTGGGGGACCCTTGGCCTGTGGGGGAGGCCTTCCCGCGGTAGACGCCGTCAGCCGCGCTCTGTCGGTACCCCCGACCGGTGACACCATGGCGCTGTGGCCGACGAATACAGGTTCATCACGCTGGCGGGAATCGCCGATGAGGCGGCCACAGGCGCCGAGTATGAGCACCACATCGTCGGCGCGATCATTGGCGACAACGACGACGTCGATCGTCAACGTCTGGCCGACGCGTTCCGGTTCCACGTCGACAAGCAGGACGGCGGTGGGCGCTTCGGGCCCATGGCGACCTTCAC
It contains:
- the mobF gene encoding MobF family relaxase produces the protein MSAGAGYRYLLDSVAVGDAAREPGRGLADYYSVEGCPPGRWLGSGLPALASGELRAGDVVTEEQVARLLGQGRDPLTGDPLGRAYPQYRSRTERIADRVAGLDPGLDDDARAAAVERIEREESARRSRRAVAGFDLTFSVPKSVSVLWALADEDVRAQVVAAHHAAIADVIGVLEREVAATRVGARGPDGAVAQVPVAGVIAAAFDHYDSRAGDPQLHTHVVIANKARTILDGKWRALDGRPVHAAMVALSEHYNAVLADRLTDTLGVVWIQRDRGADRNPGWEIAGVPDELVDVFSSRTGDIDAAKDQLIADYVATHGHQPSTKTVLKLRQQATLATRPDKALHSLAELTDRWHATASTHAVPSGAWLHAALGARAQQRMHASDLSPATVAGIAATVLEVVGERRSTWRRWNLHAEATRQLMGVRFASTADREAVVSAVVHAAEAASVQLTPPELAHVPKELRREDGTSVLRPRHSTVFTSAELLAVEDQLLRLSRATHGPQVPAVTVAHHANGLGHDQVAAIAKVGTSGRLVDVLVGPAGAGKTTTMRALRTAWEYLYGPGTVVGLAPSAAAAEVLGADLEIDTETTAKWLHEFAAGRVALRAGQLLIVDEASLAGTHTLHRLATATADAGAKLLLVGDPAQLAAVDAGGAFRLLATDRDDIAELTDVRRFHHDWEKHASMQLRDGNSAVLDTYAAHGRLRDGDTEAMLDAAYTAWQADLAAGKTSLLIAPTRDHVIALNQRAHTDRVAAGDVDPSTVVRLHDRTLAGVGDVIVSRRNHRQLANASGRWVRNGDRWTVSSIHSDGTLTVQGNGGTVEFPAGYVAEHVELGYAVTAHRAQGATVDAAHAIVTTAMTRETLYVAMTRGRHSNTAYTTTDNADVEPHQDGGDEITGRQVLGGVLTRTGAERTAHETLRDEQNRWGSIAQLAAEYDTIAAAAQHDRWTRLVHVCGLTDDQADQVLVSDAFGALSSALRQAEAHHLNPEELLPRLVAARDLDDAEDIAAVLHHRVTTVTTRPATTEHRPPNLIAGLIPNATGPMTPDMRTALDERHQLIEQRARDLVETAMVHHEPWLRHLGPVPQNWHGRDRWVRTASTVAAYRDRYRITTTDPLGRDAANQLQRADAARVRAAMNHLRLVRALDPGTATRRPVQRDSPGLGPSL